GCTACCATTTTCCATCGAAGGTCTGACCTTTTAGTCACGTCTTTCTGCTGAAAACATCTGTAGATGCTGTAAATCCTGAACCATTAAAACAGCTTCTTCAAAGTATTTCAACTACTTATGTTGAAATGAGCTGCCTGTTGATCTGTGGAATCTGGACTGAACTGTATGTGTGCTCAAGGAATAGATTGACATTTTGATTGCAGCAGCCAGCAGGTGGTTAGCTTAGCTCAACACAAAGCctggaaaaacagacatttttctatatgttttttgttatttagtgACGTATGATTTGTTATAGATAGACATAGCTGCCTGTTGCCCTATTTCCAAAACTGCTTTTACCAATGTGAAGGACAAAGGTTCTGCCCTGTCACGTGAAGCCTGAATGGGGAAAAGCAAGACTCCCACCTGCTGCAGCAAGAGCTAATCAGTGGCCATCAGTAGACGGCTGCAGGCATACATGTGTTGAAAGGTGCACATGCACAAAGCTGtaaaaaatgcatcaaaatgaaatctcactttgtgtgtgtctctgtgcctcCCCGGTGGCGTCAGCGTAAAGGATGTAGAGCCAGAGGTGGGGGCAGGATGGAGTGCTCCTGGAAGacggtgctgctgctggtgtgtgcGTCTCTAGGGGTCCAGTACACGGCAATCCGCACCCTGAGGGACTCGTTGTCTGGACCCTGTCAGGGAGCCTACCGCTGCCAAACGAGACACTACAGAGGTACGTCTGaacagccacaacaaacagTCCCACATAATGCAAATCCCTAtcacaagaaaacacaatgtgtgGCTCGCTACAAGCAGTATGCTTACATTTatggaaagaacagcaggagcACCTGCAGAGGGCATACACAAATGCATACGCCATTCTTTATTCGTAATATCAGTTATATTTTAGCAGTTTGGAGGAGAGCCTCATGCAAAGAGACTCAGTAAAAGAAGAGAAGGCATTAAGCATCAAGCTGCAGCTCATTAAACGAGGGAACTCCCAAGAAGTGGGGAAGATGgagaaatgaaaatatgtgtgatttcattttacaattATCCTCCAATTTATCTCCATTAATCCTCTCTCATAGTGCAGCTGTAGCTCGCAGGCGCAGAGCTTCTGTGTACAAAAGTAACATCCCCTTTGCAATCAACTCCTCATCAGCAGTAATTACACGTTAGCTATTTGCGCTATATTTAGAGATCCACCATTTCATAAGCCCCCTCAGTAACTACCAGCAGACAAGCAACTTACTCATGCATGTTTACCCTCTAAATTATTTAAGCTTTATTGGCTTGATTCAGTTTACTTTCTCCTGGACAGAAGTTAGGATGAAAAACTGACTTTCACTTTTACAAGCTGAAATAATTCGTCTGAAATAAATGGACAAAACTCTTATGTGCTAGTAGCTAAAATTGGGAAACAATGGATTGTCTAATGCTTTACTTAGCGTTAGAAACCATGATGACGCTGTTTTCAGCATGACATTTATGGATTTGTTTTTCGTCAAGACTCCAGGTGGAGGGCCTTGTGTGATGATAGTTGGGTGCCTGTCGAGTCGCCTCGGAAGCACATCCTGCTATTTGCCACCACTCGCAGTGGTTCGTCTTTCACTGGGCAGCTTCTCAACCAGCACTCAGGTGTCTTCTACGTGTTCGAGCCTCTCTATCATGTCCAGCAGGCCTTCACTAACTCCAGCACACGACTGCGTCGCACCCTGGACCGCCGCGCCCTGCTGGGAGCGTACAGGGACCTCCTCCTCAATCTGTACACTTGCGACCTTCACTTCATGGAGAATTACATCCGTCCAGAGCCCCAGGACCATGTAACGAGCTCCTTTTTCCGCCGAAGCTCCAGTCACGCCCTGTGTTCCCCTCCTGTGTGCTTGGAGGGAGGGGATGGAGCAGCCTCTGATCAACCTGATGAAACCTGGTGTCCTAAGAAATGTGGGGCTCTAAACCTCACCCTAGCCTCTGTGTCGTGTCTGTCAAGAGGACATGTAGCCATAAAGACTGTGAGAGTTCCTGAGGTGAGGGACCTGCGCACGCTGAGTGAAGATCCACGGTTGGACCTGAAGATCATCCACCTGGTGAGGGACCCCAGAGCCATCCTTGCCTCGCGCATGATGGCGTTCTCGGATCAGTTTCGCGCATGGAAAATATGGAATGCGACAGGGCGGCAACCTCGATACGTGGACCTGTCACAGATCACCAGTACCTGTAAGGACATGGCAGCATCTGTGGAAACAGGTATGCAGAGACCAGTTTGGCTGCGGGGCCGTTACCTGCTGGTCCGGTATGAGGACCTGGCACTGAACCCAACGGAAAAGGCCACAGAAATTTACAAGTTCGTCGGGCTGGAGATGGAGGACAGGGTGCAGATGTGGATCGCAAAGAACACCAACACAAACTTGTCGTCTCCATCCGAGTGGAACTACAGGTACTCAACTACCAGAGACTCcagagcaacagcagagagctggaggcTTCGTCTGGGTTTCGACATCGTGAGGGCCGTGCAGAATCTGTGTAATAACACGCTGGCACTGCTGGGATACAAGCAGGTTCACTCTGCAGCTGAACTCAGAAACTTGTCCCATAGTTTAGTGGAACACAGACCACAGATTTGACCAGaccatttattaatttatttatttattttcattgtcttgatgataaaaatgaatgtaatttaTCCAGTTTTTGAATAATGCCTACAGTTATTTAATATTACTTGTATTTTCACTTGTTGTGGTTTTGCTAGAGACATTACAAGTGCCAAAATGATGTGATGCTGGAAAAAATAATGATCCATAATAAAGTTTATACTGTTGTATGTGTTCATAGAAAACTGATGGCATTAAATTAGtatgcagtttttcttttttctttttttcgtGCTTGAATTTCTTCataatttttatgtttacagagttaaaacaagaaaaaaccACTTAAAAACTCCAGGTACTGTTTCACAGTAAATCTGACCTTAAGTCAGACAAAAAGTGATGTTTCTGAAGGTGAGACACACAAGTGAGGgggatttatttgtttaaaaaagaagaagaacaaaaaattATAGGGCTTGTCTTCCAGGTGTCTCTAATGCGTTTTGGAAAAGGATTAAAATGTCACACGTGGTAGGTAGAAAATCTCCTCTGGTGCAATTCTCCACAAAGCagatctgttttctgtgtgaggACGGTGAGAATATGAGAACATATTTGTTTTGGCTTCACTGTAAATAAGTAGAGTAAATACTATAAATTCCAATTATCTGTTGCAATGCAAGTGTGCCAAATGTCATGTGCTGGATGTGTCAGTATTTTGTCATTATACCTATACTGTTTATcttttttagactttttaaaataaaatattcatataatACCTGCCATACCGCAAACATATTTGTTTAATGtggatttgatttaatttaatccTGGACTTGgaggaaatgtgtttgaatTTTAGTGCTGAAAAACACTAAATGGTGCAAATTCATTGTCTTTTAAGTTGTAATccctctgtatttgttttttttttaccccttcTGTCAAATTTTAATCCTGCTGATGTGTCTGCAGTAACAGATATGTTTTTGACTCAAGAGAACACATGCTGCACACCCTGTTTCATTCTGATTTAACTTTGAACCTGAAGAATAACACCAGGATCATTCAGCGGTACCATCTGTCTGCAGTGGAGTATAGTCAGAGACCAGACAGCTGCAGGTTCTCTGCCAGTTCCACCATTTGAAATTGGCCTTTGTGTCTAAACAGAGAAAGGAAGTGTGTCATCTCCAGACACCAGCCCATTTATTTCCGTGTAGAGCTGCTCTCTTGAGATAAATGCTGCAAGTAGTTTCTGAGGAAGAACTCATTGCATGAATCACAGCTGAGCCGCTGATTGACTGTGATTTTCTTGCCTTTCAAATGCACGCATTGCATCTTCCTATGTAGACTCCAATTGTCGCCCGCTGGGAACTATGAGCTTTAATACTTATGCTGCCGAAGAAAGCCACTCCACAGTGAAGCAAAGTTTGCAATTTAAGTGGAACGGTCATGCTGCTCTGTGAGCACTATTAAATCTGAGGTGAAATTGTCtctttaataatgtatttttagacACCCAGTCCTCCCCATCCTTCCTGTAGCCGTCCTATAGCTGCTGACACCAGGGATATCTCAGTGCAGCCCAAAGAATTGATCTACACCCAGCTGAGGAGAAACAGGATTTAAGATGCATGGAGAAAAGAGCGGCCGTCTTCCTTTGAACTTAATCTGCAAGGCTACACAAACGGGCCATAAAGCAAAGCTTTATGACACCCAGGGAGATGTGCTTCATCGGTTTTTCCATCCCCACCCTAACACACAAAGCTGCAAGTGGCCTGAGTCAGCTGTCAGCTAATTACCCATTTCTTTGCACTCAATACTGGCAATCCTTTCTTGTCTCCTTAACTGTGCTGACAAGTTTAGGTTTTGTCAATAGTAGTAACAAATATGAGGTGCATGCTGATATTGGGAAATGCAAAATAGCATACAGTTAATCTACTCCAGTGGTTCTCAGTCTTTATTGTTAGGTGTGTCCCACAGCCCTTACTGATGAACTCAAGTACCCTCTTTATTTCCGCCATTATCCATTATTTTtagataatgtttttattaacagttttttcAGTGCTTGAAGTTATTTTAGCATTACATgtcaattacatttttcatttattcaattatttatttatccattatTTATACTAATTCTACTTATCTATTATCTATACTATCAGCTTATGGATTCATTTTGTTAATTACTTCAGCTATTTATCCATTATTGTAAGCTATATGTCTATTCATCTATCTTTTTTAATGTACCTAATATTTTTAGGTAACTGTTTTCACACACtgtgaacatgtttattgttataGCTGACCCAGTGCGTAGATACTTCAAGTTCAGTAACCCTCTTTCGTCAGAAATACTGAtctattctgttctgtctgGACGTGGTGCAGAAATCATAGTGCAAGAGGAGCACATACACAATTTCTGCAATAAAACCAACGCTCAAGCCAGGATGTTAAAATGTATAGCAAccatttttattctgtaaatGGTTTGTGGTCATGTGGAGTGGGGGCATGCAGACATCGGTCACACTGACAGGTCTCTGGTAGCATGCAGGGCAGCACTttgactttcttctttttgctttttttttggtatcaggcaaacatgtttcagtgtgaaagttattttcagttgttcagttgtttttgtgttttctcttttatgtgTAAGCGTGAGCTCCTCTTGCATCAGCTTGTGTTGAGGGTTTGAAATATGAAAGCAGCTGGGTGGTGATGAACTGGGTGatatgcatgtgtgcgtgtataacagagggatggagagagattGACTTTAAATtggaagatgttttttctttttgtttttctttctatcaGCATAACACAGACAAATAGCACGATAAACTTGGCTTGCTGGcagggaagaggaggacgatCACCCTCACGTTGAGTGGTTTAAGGTTCAAAGCTTGCTGCGTTCTGATCTACAGAGGGAAACGCAGCAAGCAAAAAGAGTGTTTTCCTGCAGGGAAAAGTGATGTTTATTAGACCCACACTCAACAGACACGAGTCCTTTTTCTTTCGCCTGACATGAATtagatgggaaaaaaaaaaaatcaaacacacacctctgaaTGTTTTGAGGATGCACCTTCCTCACCTTTAAGCATTACTGTCAGTTTCAGTTAAAATCAGCTCTCGCCATGTAAACCGCCTTCCTTCCTCATAGAAAAGCATTGATTTAAGAAAGGTCAGAGTCTGGTGACggcagaacacacacaggataTTGACAGTTTACTTAAAACGACATGTGAAAAGTTGTGTTGACAACTGGAGAAGCGTCACCATCACTGCACACTACATTTCACCAGTTCTTCCAGTCTTTTTAGAGCCTCTGCAGGCTCTTATAAGTATAGTGTATCACAGCTGGATGTTTTTTATGCAAAAATGTTTAAGAGCGATGACAAAATACACTGAGCCCTCCTGACATTTAAGCCCAGCAGCCATTTTTATATTGACACAACCATTAAGATCCCAGTGGCTCTGGCacaaacagttttcatttttcactctACTTACTGGGAGCCAAACATGTCATTTATGGTGAGATTAAGGAGCATTTAAGACTGAATGAAACCACTTTGAGCCACAGTATCTTTATTACTGGAGCCACATAGGCCCTGAGCAAACATCAGCCTCTGTCACACCCATCATTCAAATATGGTTATTTCCCCACATGCGCACAGTAGCTCACGCGAGCCCTCCATGTGCTTCTGCACTGACCATCTTTActtctccgtctctctctgttctgctctctCTTTTCACGCTGTCTGAAATATGTTTGCCTCCTTTTACGAAAAAATCAAAGTTGCATTTTTATGACATCTCTCCCCAGTGATTGTTTCCAGTGGAAGTTCGCTCCCagattatttattgtgttttccaCTGATCCTAATAAGGGGCTTTCACAGCGAACATCAAAAGAGCAGCTGGCAGAGCTGCATCTTGGGTAGAGCTCCTCAAGGTAAATGCAATCAGGCCGCCGTCAAACTTAGCACCGTCAGCAGtatcacacaaacacttgaGCCTGTACAACAACTATTTTGTGTACCGATGAATATGCTCCAACAGCCCATTTGAAGCAACAGATGCATTTATTATTGGGATTCTTTCTTAACTGTCAGCAGGATCTAAATCGTGAATTTACATCCTTACAACAATTAAATGCTCAATTGATCTCATCCTTTATTGCTCTATTGGCTGGAAAACACAGTCAGCCAGGACATCTGGTGATTTCTAAACTGCTGTGATACTGCAAAGTGTAATTAGGCATATTACAACCTGAGGTAATAggcattatatatatttttaattttaggaAACATCTTAACACCAGGACTATgttaagcctttttttttttttatcacaatgCGCAAAGAAGCAGGGGCAGGAGCTGTGGCAAGCAAAAGAAAGAGTTCATCTATGGAGATAACAAAATGACGAGGCGAGTAACAACAGaccactgctgcagctcctcgGTGGGTGTATAACTGACTTTCTCTGCTCAAATAGCAATAGTGAAAAAATCATTCAGATACTAAACTGAAGTACAAATGCCCTAATGTAAAAAATGTGCCATTACAAGCAAGTCTTAATATTAAAATCCcacttaaagctacaacatACATCTTAAGCTGGCCTTGGCACGAGATTCAAATCCAGTCTGCTCTGCTCCACCCAAACCGACACGAAAAGCAAATAAGCAGTAGCTTAATGTCCACAGGCTCATCGCCACGGTACCCAGGGGTGTCCTGACATGCCTATTTCTTGCGGGACACTACAGTATTTACAATTGAAACCTAGATTTGGTTCAAATACTTTATGACTCCATTAGCGAGATGATGTTTAAAAGAGACGACATAGTGGGTGAGATCACTGCTGATGCTGTAGCTTGGAGCGATGCAATagttctgtttctctttggtCTCCTCGGGGGTGCTCTCCGTAGAATACAGTAGATCAGTTTATCTGTGGTTCAATCATAAACCCCTTTCACACCCCTCACCAGCCAGATCCTGAGCTCTTCCAAAGGATCTCACCCCAAGGAGTCTTTCTTCCGGAACAGTTTTCAAAAATCCAGTCCAAATGTTTTTCAAGTGAGCAGCACTCAGATGTGTTAGATGTGGGTACTGGTCTGTTGCCCCATCTCTGCCTCCCCCACATCCCTCCAATCTCCCGCCACTTCCTCCCTCTTGtttgtcctctttctttcttcctttcattcCCAGCTCCACTTTCAGAAAACAGTAGGcgtgatttttatttgtattttactttctCTTCTCCCTTATGGAAGTCTTTTACACAAGGAGCACTAAAGCACAGTATGAGACGTGGGCTGCAGTATCACAGAGCCTGTAGGAGGAAGGTGTGATCACAACCCTGCAGGCTCACATCGGATCATACGTCATGCTTTTCAGCCCTGGTCTGTGAGTTTGGTTTGGCCTCCATTTTGCCAGCCCACTCATCCCAGcttgcagcagctgaaggtttTTGGATATGTTTGAAACACAAAGGCTCatgtggtttctgttttcttttgtctagCTTTTACCTAACACACTTTGCATTGAAACACTGTCCCGCCTGCAACCATCCACAGCTCCCACGGTCTAGATAAAGGTATACCAACACTGTCAGCAGTTCCTTAATAAATTCCCAACCAGCTTTAATTTTCAGACTCATCCATAATTCACCAACAGAGGGCACCGAATAGAGCAGCATCTAGTTGGATTAAAGGCCCAAGTCCTGTatcttttcctttcagtttaatttgaatagatttcattttcattgaaaCGGCATAAGAGACGTCCAAGTTTAATAtgttgaaaaggaaaaggaataGACAGGATGGAGCAGAGACTGCAGGGAGATGGACCCAGACTTCAAAAACATCAGCATGAATGGCTGGGAGCTAGTTTTGGGTGTCCTGAGGCTGCTGCTGATACAAGGCGATTAGCTGCCTTTTCCGAATCATgcaaaatctttatttaatttggaaTAGGTCAtcttaaatgtgtatttaatcagtcagtcagtggtGTTTTTTCTATAAGGTTTAGGAGATTACAAGAAGAATGGTAAGAAATTGGTGCTCCAGAGTACAAGGTATCCTTACTTTTAGCCCTTAGTATGAGTTACTGTGTGCTGAATCCTACAATTCCCATAATTCAATGGCTTCTTTCATTAGATGGAAGCCTAACTAGCTCACTGAGTAGGATGATAAGTTAGATAAGTTATTTCTCTTAAGGATAAGGTAAGTGGTAGGTGAGATAAATCTCAAGCTCCCGTTAACAGCCGGGTAGCTTAGCTAGTTAGTCTAACACACCCCAGATAAAGCTCACTAAACACcatgttgtatttgtttaatttgcttttgtttaattaaCATTATCAGATAcaacattcattaaaataaacatgactcGCTGTGATGTGGCTTGTTTAAAACAAGCCACATCAACAtcaactaaaacaacaacatgtctATATATAATTCTAACAATTAatgataatttaataaacaGTCAGTCTAGCTTTATCCCCCTACCTCCAGTCTTTATGCCCAGCTGCACTAACCTCATCCTGACTCCAGCTTTGTGTACAACACAGGCGTGAGATTGACTGTCTTActctcaaaaagaaaaaaaaaaagtcattttccttTACATAGCTGCAGACTCTTCAGGACTACAATATGACAGCTAGCTTGTAAACCTAGATCACCGTTCCTCCCCCTctatcctcctctctctctctctctctttccgtcctttcttttgttttcactcaCACAGCCTCAGTCCCATCAGTACCTCAGGGCTGACATGTCCACTGATGCTAACAAATGACGAGCGTCCCCACTGACAGCaagtccatctgtctgtgtcagagtaattcaattttataaatataataagaGGGGGCTGTTATGAAGGGACCTGTAGTCTGGTCTCCTCTGCATCATGGCTGTGTATTATTCCACACACAACAGACACCGTCTGCATGGAGCACAGGCATGATTActgcaacacacagaaagatgtTAGTTTCGCATCCAACGAGTAATGAACAGAGAATCTGCTGCACTCTTTTTCTCTAAGTCTAATAGGAAGAGGAAGTTACCAGAGACATGCTGGTTTGATCGGGTAGTGGAGGGACAAATGATTTGCCACTCGGGCACCATAGTGATTTGCTGTGATCTGAAAATGGAATTGTGTTTAAAAACTCCACTAGACAATTTGACATTACTCAAGTGAATTAATATGCTGCAGGCAACCTGCCATAGttgatcaaaacaaaaataaaacagagaactCCGAAACGACTGAAGGCAAACAGGCTCGAAAGCATAAATCTTACTCATTATTAGCCaaaacagagctgcagtatTCCCAAAGACCAGCATGTGCAAAATCAGCATTAACTGTATGTTCTGCTGAAACAGATGCTTCTTGAAAACCATATGCTCAATAGAAAGCATCTAATTAGCTGTTAAATGAGCCGAGCTTTGACCTGAGAAGCTCCCTCAGAGGGGTAGTTAATCCCTGTTGATGCAGTTTGAGGAATTATTGATCCAAAGGCCCATTAAGCTTTACTCTATGAGGATACTATTGACGAAAGCACCCACAGTCCCTCCACTCGAACTGCAAACTTACTATGgaggattaaaaaaatagaaactcCGCACACAGATAATCACAACAAAGAGTAAACTGACAAGGCCTTCAGGGGTTCTCAAGACGATGAACTAATTAATGGCAATAAAGTCCTCAAAAACTCCTTTGACGACGGCGCTCTCAGCGGAGATTATCTCCCTTCCAGGCtggagagagcagagcagcaga
This DNA window, taken from Anabas testudineus chromosome 6, fAnaTes1.2, whole genome shotgun sequence, encodes the following:
- the si:ch73-62b13.1 gene encoding carbohydrate sulfotransferase 1, whose translation is MKSHFVCVSVPPRWRQRKGCRARGGGRMECSWKTVLLLVCASLGVQYTAIRTLRDSLSGPCQGAYRCQTRHYRDSRWRALCDDSWVPVESPRKHILLFATTRSGSSFTGQLLNQHSGVFYVFEPLYHVQQAFTNSSTRLRRTLDRRALLGAYRDLLLNLYTCDLHFMENYIRPEPQDHVTSSFFRRSSSHALCSPPVCLEGGDGAASDQPDETWCPKKCGALNLTLASVSCLSRGHVAIKTVRVPEVRDLRTLSEDPRLDLKIIHLVRDPRAILASRMMAFSDQFRAWKIWNATGRQPRYVDLSQITSTCKDMAASVETGMQRPVWLRGRYLLVRYEDLALNPTEKATEIYKFVGLEMEDRVQMWIAKNTNTNLSSPSEWNYRYSTTRDSRATAESWRLRLGFDIVRAVQNLCNNTLALLGYKQVHSAAELRNLSHSLVEHRPQI